One segment of Triticum aestivum cultivar Chinese Spring chromosome 2A, IWGSC CS RefSeq v2.1, whole genome shotgun sequence DNA contains the following:
- the LOC123184440 gene encoding protein transport protein Sec61 subunit gamma-like: MDAVDSVVDPLREFAKDSVRLVKRCHKPDRKEFTKVAARTVIGFVVMGFIGFFVKLIFIPINNIIVGSG, translated from the exons ATGGACGCCGTCGACTCCGTGGTGGACCCCCTCCGCGAGTTCGCCAAGGACAGCGTCCGCCTCGTCAAGCGCTGCCACAAGCCCGACCGCAAGG AGTTCACCAAGGTGGCGGCGCGGACGGTGATCGGGTTCGTCGTCATGGGGTTCATCGGCTTCTTCGTCAAGCTCATCTTCATCCCCATCAACAACATCATCGTCGGCTCCGGCTAG